The proteins below are encoded in one region of Winogradskyella helgolandensis:
- a CDS encoding cytochrome c oxidase subunit I has protein sequence MSATVDTHGHDDDHDVHHHKETFVTKYIFSIDHKMIAKQYLITGTIMGVIGVLMSIMFRMQIAWPEEPNVLFEALLGKWAPDGVMDADVYLALVTIHGTIMVFFVLTAGLSGTFSNLLIPLQIGARDMASGFLNMVSYWLFFLSCVIMLSSLFVEAGPAAAGWTIYPPLSALPMASGGSGLGMTLWLISMAIFIASSLLGSLNYIVTVINLRTKGMSMTRLPLTIWAFFVTAVIGVVSFPVLLSAALLLIMDRSFGTSFFLSDIFIQGEVLHYQGGSPVLFEHLFWFLGHPEVYIVILPAMGLVSEIMASSSRKPIFGYRAMITSILAIAFLSTIVWGHHMFVSGMNPFLGSVFTFTTLLIAIPSAVKAFNWITTLWKGNLQMNPAMLFSIGFVSTFITGGLTGIILGDSALDINVHDTYFVIAHFHLVMGISALYGMFAGIYHWYPKMFGRMLNKNLGYLHFWITAVCAYGVFFPMHFIGMAGLPRRYYTNSSFPLFDDLANTNVIITIFAIIGGLAQIIYLYNFFTSMFYGKKAVQNPWRSTTLEWTTPVEHVHGNWPGAIPHVYRWSYDYSKPGHDVDFVPQNVPLMEGEEELQH, from the coding sequence ATGTCAGCAACAGTAGATACACACGGTCACGACGATGACCACGACGTACATCATCACAAAGAAACATTTGTAACTAAGTACATCTTTAGTATTGATCATAAAATGATTGCTAAACAGTATTTAATTACTGGTACGATAATGGGTGTTATTGGTGTTTTAATGTCTATTATGTTTCGTATGCAAATTGCTTGGCCAGAAGAGCCAAATGTATTATTTGAAGCGTTATTAGGTAAATGGGCTCCTGATGGAGTTATGGATGCGGATGTTTATTTGGCATTGGTAACAATACATGGTACCATTATGGTATTCTTTGTATTAACAGCTGGTTTAAGTGGTACGTTTAGTAACCTATTAATACCGTTGCAAATTGGAGCGCGAGATATGGCGTCTGGTTTTCTTAACATGGTGTCTTATTGGTTGTTCTTCTTATCATGTGTTATCATGCTAAGTTCTTTATTTGTAGAAGCTGGTCCAGCTGCTGCAGGTTGGACAATTTATCCTCCATTATCGGCATTGCCTATGGCTTCTGGTGGTTCTGGTTTGGGTATGACGCTATGGCTTATATCGATGGCTATTTTTATTGCCTCGTCGTTGTTAGGATCATTAAATTATATTGTTACAGTCATTAACCTTCGTACAAAAGGAATGTCTATGACAAGATTACCTTTAACAATTTGGGCGTTCTTTGTTACAGCTGTTATTGGTGTTGTTTCATTCCCAGTTTTACTTTCTGCGGCACTACTATTAATAATGGATAGAAGTTTTGGAACTTCATTCTTCTTATCAGATATATTTATACAAGGTGAAGTGTTACATTATCAAGGTGGTTCTCCAGTATTGTTTGAGCATTTATTTTGGTTCTTAGGACACCCTGAGGTATATATCGTTATTCTTCCAGCAATGGGATTAGTGTCTGAAATTATGGCATCAAGTTCTCGTAAGCCTATATTTGGGTATCGTGCTATGATTACATCAATTTTAGCAATTGCATTTTTGTCAACAATAGTTTGGGGTCACCATATGTTTGTTTCAGGTATGAATCCTTTCTTAGGTTCTGTATTTACATTTACAACATTATTGATTGCTATTCCTTCTGCAGTAAAAGCGTTTAACTGGATTACGACACTGTGGAAAGGGAATCTACAAATGAATCCAGCCATGCTGTTTAGTATTGGATTTGTTTCAACATTTATAACTGGTGGGTTAACAGGGATTATTCTAGGTGATAGCGCATTAGATATTAACGTACACGATACGTATTTTGTTATTGCTCACTTTCACTTAGTAATGGGTATTTCTGCTCTTTATGGAATGTTTGCAGGTATCTATCATTGGTATCCAAAAATGTTTGGTCGTATGTTAAACAAAAATCTAGGATATCTACACTTTTGGATAACGGCAGTTTGTGCTTATGGAGTATTCTTCCCAATGCACTTTATTGGAATGGCAGGTTTACCAAGACGTTATTATACTAATTCTAGTTTCCCATTATTTGATGATTTAGCAAATACTAATGTCATCATTACCATTTTTGCTATAATTGGTGGTCTTGCACAAATTATTTATTTATATAACTTCTTTACTAGTATGTTCTATGGTAAAAAAGCGGTGCAAAATCCATGGAGATCTACAACTTTAGAATGGACAACACCAGTAGAACATGTTCATGGAAACTGGCCAGGAGCTATTCCTCATGTTTACCGTTGGTCTTATGATTATAGTAAACCAGGACATGATGTAGATTTTGTACCTCAGAATGTTCCTTTAATGGAAGGGGAAGAGGAATTACAACATTAG
- a CDS encoding DUF3341 domain-containing protein has translation MEASKVIHAIYTDDDVLMSAVKTVKAEKHHIEEVYTPFPVHGLDKAMGLAPTRLAITAFIYGCIGLSVAFAMMNFIMIKDWPQDIGGKPSFSYLENMPAFVPIMFELTVFFAAHLMVITFYLRSRMWPFKDAENPDPRTTDDHFLMEIAVHNNEESLTNLLKSTGAVEINIIDKDEDAH, from the coding sequence ATGGAAGCTTCGAAAGTAATTCATGCTATTTATACAGATGATGATGTATTAATGTCTGCCGTTAAAACGGTGAAAGCAGAAAAACATCATATCGAAGAGGTATATACACCTTTTCCGGTTCACGGACTAGACAAAGCAATGGGATTAGCACCTACACGTTTAGCAATTACAGCATTTATATATGGCTGTATTGGTTTATCGGTCGCTTTTGCTATGATGAATTTTATAATGATTAAAGATTGGCCACAAGATATAGGTGGTAAACCAAGCTTTAGTTATTTAGAAAATATGCCTGCATTTGTTCCTATTATGTTTGAGCTAACGGTATTTTTCGCTGCCCACTTAATGGTAATAACATTTTACTTAAGAAGTAGAATGTGGCCATTTAAAGACGCTGAGAATCCTGACCCAAGAACTACAGATGACCATTTTTTAATGGAAATCGCAGTTCATAATAACGAAGAATCATTAACTAATTTGTTGAAATCAACAGGTGCTGTTGAGATAAACATTATTGATAAAGATGAAGATGCACATTAA
- a CDS encoding TlpA family protein disulfide reductase, with translation MDYLFKRSLKRVRVLDFWASWCRPCIDEIKKEKDFKDKLAIEKNVEWIYLSIDKDVERWKKPSSELSEFLNVRNQYLILGGKNTSLGKALKVEFIPRYVIFNTKNDIVLDNAPRPSDTLNFKKIIHDISLRR, from the coding sequence TTGGACTATCTTTTTAAAAGGTCTTTAAAACGGGTAAGAGTTCTTGATTTTTGGGCAAGTTGGTGCAGACCTTGCATTGATGAGATAAAAAAAGAAAAGGATTTTAAGGATAAATTAGCCATTGAAAAAAACGTAGAATGGATTTACCTCTCAATTGATAAAGATGTAGAGCGTTGGAAAAAACCGTCAAGCGAATTAAGCGAGTTTTTAAATGTAAGAAATCAATATTTAATATTAGGAGGAAAGAACACCTCTTTAGGTAAAGCCCTAAAAGTTGAATTTATACCACGATATGTCATTTTCAATACAAAAAATGACATTGTTTTAGATAATGCACCACGTCCTTCTGACACCCTCAACTTTAAAAAAATCATTCATGATATTAGTTTAAGAAGGTAA
- a CDS encoding cytochrome c oxidase subunit II: MTALLTIIIVLFVAVALWQMVKIFDLAQVGTINTQIADDHDNKINGYLMIGFLVFIYVITILCFWYIGDLPLMSNAASEHGVEVDNLMIISMVVIFIVQTITQFLLHYFAYKYKGEKGRKALFYADNNTLEFIWTVIPVIVLAGLIIYGLFTWNDIMNVDEDEDPMVIELYAQQFKWTARYSGNDNVLGKANVRLIDIDRANTLGVDEDDPNAQDDVVVSELHLPVGQQVVFKMRSQDVLHSAYMPHFRAQMNCVPGMVTQFAFTPTVTTADMRQNPDMVEKVKNINDLRKERIVEIEESGQELLYEFDYLLLCNKICGKSHYNMQMKIIVETQEEFDAWMKEQKTFPNSLN; encoded by the coding sequence ATGACTGCTTTATTAACAATTATAATTGTACTCTTTGTAGCTGTTGCCTTGTGGCAAATGGTAAAAATATTTGACCTAGCCCAGGTTGGAACGATTAACACGCAAATTGCGGATGATCACGACAACAAGATTAATGGTTACTTAATGATAGGTTTCTTAGTGTTTATCTACGTAATTACCATCTTGTGTTTTTGGTATATCGGAGATTTACCTCTTATGTCTAACGCGGCATCTGAACACGGTGTAGAAGTAGATAATCTTATGATTATCTCAATGGTGGTTATCTTTATAGTGCAAACAATCACACAATTTTTATTACACTATTTTGCTTATAAGTATAAAGGTGAGAAAGGAAGAAAGGCATTGTTCTATGCCGATAATAATACATTAGAGTTTATTTGGACGGTAATTCCTGTTATTGTTTTAGCTGGTTTAATCATTTATGGTTTATTCACTTGGAATGATATTATGAATGTGGACGAAGATGAAGACCCAATGGTTATTGAGTTATATGCACAGCAATTCAAATGGACGGCTAGATATAGTGGTAACGACAATGTTTTAGGAAAAGCAAACGTAAGATTAATTGACATTGATCGTGCTAATACATTAGGGGTAGACGAAGATGATCCAAATGCTCAGGATGACGTTGTTGTTTCCGAGTTGCATTTACCAGTTGGTCAACAAGTCGTATTTAAAATGCGTTCTCAAGATGTGTTGCACTCAGCTTATATGCCTCATTTTAGAGCTCAAATGAACTGTGTACCAGGTATGGTAACTCAATTTGCTTTTACTCCAACGGTGACTACAGCTGACATGCGTCAGAATCCTGATATGGTTGAGAAAGTTAAAAATATTAATGACCTTCGAAAAGAAAGAATAGTTGAGATTGAAGAATCTGGTCAAGAATTACTTTACGAATTTGATTACCTTTTATTATGTAATAAAATTTGTGGAAAATCGCACTACAATATGCAAATGAAGATTATTGTAGAAACTCAAGAAGAATTTGATGCATGGATGAAAGAACAAAAAACATTCCCAAATTCATTAAACTAA
- a CDS encoding sensor histidine kinase gives MIAPKPHINEVQRLKNLESYDILDTIQEIDYDNITAIAAEICNTPIALISLLDDKRQWFKSHYGTDESETPKEYAFCAHAINDERNIFIIQDARTDERFKNNPLVTGDPKIVFYAGVPLTSENGLPLGTLCVLDDKPNLLSQSQLKSLSALSNQVMNLLELRKSKSLLDVALKDLEEKNKELERFAYIAAHDLKSPLINIASLAELFLEDYKLQIDHDGVELLEMIIKSSDNLKELINGLLDYSRSDTFLKQKKTYINLEKLKSEIEGLFNFDHNLKLVLNSSLTQIETNKTVVHHILMNLVSNAIKYNDKPHVEIEFGVSETQTHYEFFVKDNGPGIATKNHNKIFNIFEKVAKQDRFGRVGNGIGLATVKKIVEKSDGKITIESEFNHGAKFIFTLKK, from the coding sequence ATGATCGCCCCAAAGCCACACATAAATGAAGTACAACGCTTAAAGAATTTAGAATCCTATGACATCTTAGATACCATTCAAGAAATTGATTACGATAATATTACAGCCATTGCAGCAGAAATTTGCAATACTCCCATTGCACTCATTAGCCTTTTAGATGATAAACGACAATGGTTTAAATCGCATTATGGAACAGATGAAAGCGAGACACCTAAGGAGTATGCGTTTTGCGCTCATGCTATAAATGATGAACGCAACATATTTATTATTCAAGATGCTAGAACAGATGAGCGTTTTAAGAATAATCCATTAGTGACAGGAGATCCTAAAATTGTATTTTATGCAGGCGTTCCGCTTACTAGTGAAAATGGACTTCCGTTAGGGACCTTATGCGTTTTGGATGATAAGCCAAATTTACTGAGTCAGAGTCAACTAAAATCTTTGTCTGCACTCTCAAATCAGGTAATGAATTTATTAGAACTTCGCAAAAGCAAGTCGTTGTTAGACGTTGCATTAAAAGATTTAGAAGAAAAAAATAAAGAATTAGAGCGATTTGCATATATCGCTGCACACGATCTTAAATCTCCATTGATAAATATTGCTAGTTTAGCAGAATTATTCTTAGAAGACTATAAATTACAGATCGACCATGATGGTGTTGAATTGTTAGAAATGATAATTAAATCTTCAGACAACCTTAAAGAATTAATCAATGGACTTCTAGATTATAGTAGAAGTGACACCTTTTTAAAGCAAAAGAAAACCTACATTAATTTAGAAAAATTAAAATCAGAAATCGAAGGTCTATTTAATTTCGATCATAATCTTAAACTGGTTTTAAATTCATCTTTAACTCAAATAGAAACCAACAAAACAGTAGTCCACCATATTTTAATGAATTTGGTGTCTAATGCTATAAAATATAATGATAAGCCTCATGTTGAAATAGAATTCGGCGTATCTGAAACTCAAACGCATTATGAGTTTTTTGTAAAGGATAATGGGCCCGGAATTGCCACCAAAAATCACAATAAAATATTTAATATTTTTGAAAAAGTGGCTAAACAAGATAGATTTGGTCGTGTAGGAAATGGTATTGGTTTGGCGACAGTGAAAAAAATTGTTGAAAAGTCTGATGGCAAAATTACAATAGAATCTGAGTTTAACCATGGAGCTAAGTTCATTTTTACTTTGAAAAAATAA
- a CDS encoding quinol:cytochrome C oxidoreductase, protein MEYKISNRLRIGAIILMILGALGVGYGFIDSHKSFEDIETMLSEETHHGEVSEVATVEEAHGASHAEDDHSEGDHVDEHKKHVEHVLHQVHNRPWSALYVAGFFFFMIALGVLAFYAIQHAAQAGWSPVLFRVMEGITSYVLPGGIIVLLIAFFADSHVFIWLTDGITTEGHEKYDALVAGKSGWLNKPGFFIRGIIFLAGWSAYQYFSRKFSLAQDNADINDNSNFKKNFRISAGFLVFFIYTESVMSWDWIMSVDPHWFSTLFGWYVLSGMLVCGITVIAMVTIYLKSKGLLEHVNDSHIHDLGKFMFGFSIFWTYLWFSQFMLIWYSNIPEEVTYFITRIEDYNLPFFGMVALNFIFPLLLLMNSDFKRVNWFVIMTGIVILGGHYLDIFNMIMPATVGDRWFIGIPEISSILFFAGLFIFLVFTSLGKYPLLAKGNPFVKESENFHY, encoded by the coding sequence ATGGAATATAAAATTTCAAATCGATTAAGAATAGGAGCAATCATTTTAATGATTTTAGGCGCATTAGGTGTTGGTTATGGCTTCATTGATTCTCATAAGTCTTTTGAGGATATCGAAACGATGCTAAGCGAAGAAACTCATCATGGTGAGGTTTCGGAAGTAGCTACTGTTGAGGAAGCTCATGGTGCTTCACATGCTGAAGATGATCATTCAGAGGGTGATCATGTTGATGAGCATAAAAAACATGTTGAGCACGTATTGCACCAAGTGCATAATAGACCTTGGTCTGCATTATATGTTGCAGGTTTCTTTTTCTTTATGATTGCTTTAGGTGTATTAGCATTTTATGCTATACAGCATGCAGCTCAGGCAGGTTGGTCGCCAGTATTATTTAGAGTTATGGAAGGTATTACATCTTATGTTTTACCAGGTGGAATAATAGTTTTATTGATTGCCTTTTTTGCCGATAGTCATGTGTTTATTTGGTTAACAGATGGAATTACTACTGAAGGGCACGAAAAATATGACGCGCTTGTAGCAGGTAAATCTGGTTGGTTAAATAAACCAGGATTCTTTATAAGAGGTATTATCTTCTTAGCAGGATGGTCGGCATATCAATACTTCTCAAGAAAATTCTCATTAGCACAAGACAATGCGGATATAAATGACAATAGTAACTTTAAAAAGAATTTCAGAATTTCTGCTGGTTTCTTAGTATTCTTCATTTATACCGAATCAGTAATGTCTTGGGATTGGATAATGAGTGTAGATCCACACTGGTTTAGTACTTTATTTGGATGGTATGTATTATCTGGTATGCTTGTTTGTGGTATTACGGTTATCGCTATGGTTACAATCTACCTTAAGTCTAAAGGTTTATTAGAGCATGTAAATGATAGCCATATTCACGATTTAGGGAAGTTTATGTTTGGTTTTAGTATATTCTGGACGTATTTATGGTTCTCTCAATTTATGTTAATTTGGTATTCTAACATACCTGAAGAAGTAACATACTTTATAACACGTATTGAAGACTATAATTTACCATTCTTTGGTATGGTAGCGTTGAATTTCATTTTCCCGCTATTATTATTAATGAATAGTGACTTTAAACGTGTAAATTGGTTTGTAATAATGACAGGAATCGTTATTCTTGGTGGTCATTATTTAGATATTTTCAATATGATTATGCCTGCAACAGTTGGTGACAGATGGTTTATTGGAATTCCAGAAATAAGCTCAATATTATTCTTTGCTGGCTTATTTATATTTTTAGTATTTACATCACTTGGTAAATATCCATTGTTAGCAAAAGGAAATCCATTTGTTAAGGAAAGTGAAAATTTCCATTATTAA
- a CDS encoding cytochrome P450, with product MKSESNIPTVPLSRFFKHSLEILKNPLPFHHQNFEAQGDVFRLKIGFKNSVVFVRDAAFAEYVLQKNQKNYTKSKIQTEDLVKYVGTGLLTAEGEHWKKQRKLIQPAFHKKQLANLLDSIKNAILSEYSKITTNATIDIFPILNDLAFQAVVKSLFSSAANQDDINRLQYITEAAQKMLVKELRQPYLGWWFNVSGEIQKHIDLTGEARQILKRIVNERRASEVKENDLLDMLLEARYDDGNPMEEEQLIDEILILFTAGHETTSNALTFITQLLALHPEWQEKILKERDTILSNSDDLMDLVTQSKICQQVIEEGMRLYPPVYFIDRVNKETDTFNDLHIEAGCNLLFSVYEMHRHPKLWEQPDAFLPERFSEGGRKFSSHYFPFGAGPRKCIGNNFAMFEMIIAVSELVSSFKIIPEFDAIDITPLITLKPKNAFLKFEKR from the coding sequence TTGAAATCAGAAAGCAACATACCTACGGTTCCTTTAAGTCGATTTTTTAAACACTCTTTAGAGATTCTTAAAAACCCACTGCCTTTTCATCATCAAAATTTTGAAGCGCAAGGTGATGTTTTTAGATTAAAGATCGGATTTAAAAATAGTGTTGTCTTTGTTAGAGATGCGGCCTTTGCAGAATATGTACTTCAGAAGAATCAGAAAAATTATACCAAATCTAAAATCCAAACAGAAGATTTAGTAAAATATGTTGGTACCGGATTGTTAACTGCAGAAGGAGAGCATTGGAAGAAACAACGCAAACTCATTCAACCAGCCTTTCATAAAAAACAATTAGCAAATCTTTTAGATAGTATTAAAAATGCTATTCTTTCCGAATATAGCAAGATTACTACGAATGCTACTATAGACATATTTCCAATTCTTAATGACTTGGCATTTCAAGCCGTTGTAAAATCATTGTTTAGTAGTGCGGCTAACCAAGACGATATTAATCGGTTGCAATATATTACAGAAGCTGCACAAAAAATGTTAGTTAAAGAGTTACGCCAACCGTATTTGGGATGGTGGTTTAATGTGAGTGGAGAAATTCAAAAACACATTGATTTAACCGGCGAGGCACGACAAATACTAAAACGTATTGTCAACGAACGAAGAGCTTCTGAAGTAAAGGAAAATGATTTATTAGACATGCTGTTAGAGGCGAGATATGACGATGGTAATCCAATGGAAGAAGAGCAGCTCATTGATGAAATCTTAATTTTGTTTACGGCAGGTCATGAAACCACGTCTAACGCGCTCACTTTTATAACACAACTCTTAGCATTACATCCTGAGTGGCAAGAAAAAATACTAAAAGAACGGGATACAATTCTTTCAAATAGCGATGATTTAATGGACTTGGTAACCCAATCTAAAATTTGTCAGCAAGTTATAGAAGAAGGCATGCGATTGTATCCACCAGTATACTTTATAGACCGTGTAAATAAAGAAACAGATACTTTTAATGATTTGCATATAGAAGCTGGATGTAATCTTTTATTCTCGGTTTATGAAATGCATCGTCATCCTAAATTATGGGAACAACCCGATGCCTTTTTACCTGAACGTTTTAGTGAAGGTGGTCGTAAATTTTCATCTCACTATTTTCCTTTTGGAGCAGGTCCACGGAAATGTATTGGAAATAATTTTGCCATGTTCGAAATGATTATTGCGGTTTCAGAATTAGTGTCTAGTTTTAAAATAATTCCAGAGTTTGATGCTATTGATATCACACCATTAATTACCCTAAAGCCTAAAAATGCTTTTTTAAAGTTTGAAAAACGATAG
- the ruvB gene encoding Holliday junction branch migration DNA helicase RuvB — MNENLNPNTDNFSPEELDVEKKLRPLTFEDFTGQDQVLENLLVFVQAANLREEALDHTLFHGPPGLGKTTLAHILANELDVGIKVTSGPVLDKPGDLAGLLTNLDERDVLFIDEIHRLSPIVEEYLYSAMEDYKIDIMIESGPNARTVQLSLNPFTLIGATTRSGLLTAPMRARFGIQSRLQYYNTELLTTIVQRSATILNMPISMEAAIEIAGRSRGTPRIANALLRRVRDFAQIKGNGKIDIAIAKFALKALNVDAYGLDEMDNKILTTIIDKFKGGPVGISTIATAVSESTETIEEVYEPFLIQQGFIMRTPRGREVTEQAYKHLGKIKGPTQGGLF, encoded by the coding sequence ATGAACGAAAATCTAAATCCAAACACCGATAATTTCAGTCCAGAAGAACTAGATGTTGAAAAGAAATTAAGACCCTTAACGTTTGAAGACTTTACTGGTCAGGATCAGGTTTTGGAAAATTTATTGGTTTTTGTGCAAGCTGCAAATCTCAGAGAAGAAGCATTAGATCACACCTTATTTCATGGTCCTCCAGGACTTGGAAAAACGACTTTAGCTCATATTTTAGCCAACGAGTTAGATGTTGGTATTAAAGTAACGTCAGGACCTGTTTTAGACAAGCCAGGAGACTTAGCAGGTTTATTAACAAACCTTGATGAGCGTGATGTGCTTTTTATTGATGAAATCCATAGGTTGAGTCCAATTGTAGAAGAATATTTGTATTCTGCTATGGAAGATTATAAAATTGATATCATGATTGAATCTGGTCCAAATGCCAGAACCGTCCAATTGAGTTTAAATCCATTTACCTTAATAGGAGCAACTACACGTTCTGGGTTATTGACTGCTCCAATGCGTGCTAGGTTTGGAATTCAAAGTAGACTTCAATATTATAATACCGAATTACTAACCACAATTGTTCAGCGTAGTGCTACAATCTTAAATATGCCAATTTCTATGGAAGCCGCTATAGAAATCGCTGGTAGAAGTAGAGGTACACCTCGTATTGCCAATGCATTATTAAGACGTGTTAGAGATTTTGCTCAAATAAAAGGCAATGGAAAAATTGATATCGCCATTGCAAAATTTGCTTTAAAAGCATTGAATGTTGATGCTTATGGATTGGATGAAATGGATAACAAGATTCTAACGACCATAATCGATAAATTTAAAGGTGGACCAGTTGGTATTAGCACTATTGCCACGGCAGTTAGCGAAAGTACAGAAACCATTGAGGAAGTGTATGAACCATTCCTAATTCAACAAGGCTTTATAATGCGAACACCTCGTGGGCGTGAAGTCACGGAACAGGCATATAAACATTTGGGTAAAATAAAAGGACCGACGCAAGGAGGATTGTTTTAA
- a CDS encoding c-type cytochrome, whose amino-acid sequence MKIATKYIVVLGLLVSLVSCQENSRPNYQYMPNMYEPIGYETYQESDAFENGRQAQLPAEGSIPRGDFMPFEIENTVEGFMFAKANLTNPIDASDIDYDRGGELYGIYCGICHGNKGDGKGKLVSREKILGVPSYADVGRAITTGSIYHTLYYGKNTMGSYANQLNEEERWQVVAYVEKLKADLEK is encoded by the coding sequence ATGAAGATAGCCACAAAATATATCGTAGTATTAGGATTATTGGTAAGTCTTGTATCTTGCCAAGAGAATTCTAGGCCAAACTATCAATACATGCCAAATATGTATGAACCGATTGGTTATGAAACTTATCAAGAATCAGACGCTTTTGAGAACGGTAGACAAGCTCAGTTACCAGCTGAAGGTTCAATACCAAGAGGAGATTTTATGCCTTTTGAGATTGAAAATACAGTTGAAGGGTTTATGTTTGCTAAAGCAAATTTAACGAATCCAATTGATGCTTCTGATATCGATTATGACAGAGGTGGAGAATTATACGGGATTTATTGTGGTATCTGCCACGGAAATAAAGGTGATGGTAAAGGTAAATTAGTATCTCGTGAAAAGATTCTAGGTGTACCTAGTTATGCCGATGTTGGTAGAGCCATTACAACCGGAAGTATTTATCATACTTTATATTATGGTAAAAATACAATGGGTTCTTACGCTAACCAATTGAATGAAGAAGAACGTTGGCAAGTTGTTGCTTATGTTGAGAAACTGAAGGCAGATTTAGAAAAATAA
- the queG gene encoding tRNA epoxyqueuosine(34) reductase QueG, with protein sequence MIKAEAKRLGFLSCGISKAEFLETEAPRLEAWLNKNMNGEMRYMENHFDKRLDPTLLVEGSKSVVSLLLNYYPSETQTDDSYKLSKYAYGNDYHHVIKHKLKSLLYFIQDEIGEVGGRAFVDSAPVLDKAWAAKSGLGWIGKHSNLLTQQVGSFYFIAELIIDLELEYDHITTDHCGTCTKCIDACPTEAITEPYVVDGSKCISYFTIELKENLPSEFKGKFDDWMFGCDICQDVCPWNKFSKPHNEPLFNPHPELLDMTKKDWEDITEDTFKKVFQKSAVKRTKFSGLERNIKFLKD encoded by the coding sequence ATGATTAAAGCCGAAGCCAAACGCCTCGGTTTTTTGTCTTGTGGCATTAGTAAGGCTGAATTCCTAGAAACCGAAGCTCCACGACTAGAAGCATGGTTAAATAAGAATATGAATGGTGAAATGCGTTATATGGAAAATCATTTCGATAAACGTTTAGATCCAACATTACTTGTTGAAGGTTCAAAAAGTGTGGTATCTTTACTGTTGAATTATTATCCGTCAGAAACTCAAACGGACGATTCTTATAAGCTTTCCAAATATGCTTACGGAAACGATTATCATCATGTCATAAAACACAAGCTAAAGTCATTATTGTATTTTATTCAAGATGAAATAGGAGAGGTTGGCGGACGTGCTTTTGTTGATTCCGCACCAGTTTTAGATAAAGCTTGGGCTGCAAAGTCGGGTTTGGGTTGGATAGGTAAACATTCAAATTTATTAACCCAACAAGTAGGTTCTTTTTATTTTATAGCCGAACTCATCATAGATTTAGAATTAGAATACGACCACATAACAACAGATCATTGTGGTACTTGTACTAAATGCATTGATGCTTGCCCAACCGAAGCCATTACAGAACCTTATGTCGTTGATGGTAGTAAATGTATTTCCTACTTCACTATAGAGCTTAAAGAAAATCTACCCTCAGAATTTAAAGGCAAATTTGATGACTGGATGTTTGGCTGTGATATTTGCCAAGATGTTTGTCCATGGAACAAGTTTTCAAAACCACATAATGAACCGTTATTTAATCCGCATCCTGAATTATTAGACATGACCAAAAAGGATTGGGAGGACATTACAGAAGATACCTTTAAAAAAGTGTTTCAGAAATCGGCTGTTAAACGGACGAAGTTTTCTGGTTTAGAGCGGAATATCAAGTTTTTGAAGGATTAG